GAAGGGGTAAGGTGGCCCCGAAGTTCGCAAATAACCCCTGAAAGGTCGGGATGACATAGATCAGAAGGAAGATGACCACCACGAGCGCCACCGAGACGATCGTCATCGGATAGAACATGGCAGACTTGACCCGCTTTTTCAAGGTTGTCGCCTTCTCGATATACACCGCCAGGCGGTTGAGGATCGTGTCGAGGATTCCGCCCGCCTCCCCGGCCTCCACCAAGTTGGTGTAGAGGGTGTTAAAAACCTTCGGGTGCTTCTTGAGGGCGGCGGAGAAGGTGGAGCCCGCCTCCACATTCTCCCGGATATCATTGAGGGTCTTTTTGAAGATCTTGTTCTCCTGCTGCTGGGCGAGGATATTGAGGCACTGGACCAGCGGGAGTCCGGCATCGATCATTGTCGCAAGTTGCCGGGTGACGATGGCCAGCTCCTTCTCGCCGACCTTCCCCCCAAAGCCGGGGATCTTTATCTCAATGTCCTTCGCCTTGGATTTTATCGAAGTGGCCAGGACCTGTTGCCGCCTGAGCTGTGCGACCACGGCCTCCCGGTTGGGGGCCTCCATCTCTCCGTTGATGGTCTGTCCTGATCGCGTCCTCCCGCTGAAGGCAAAGACTGCCATGGCTTATTTCCCTCCCCATTCTCTGCCAGCGGGGGGCATCCTACCCCCCATCGCGGCCCCGACGGGCTGCGCCCGCTGCATCATCTGCGTGAGCTCTTCTGGATTCTGGGAGGCCCCGAGAGCCATTTCCATGGTGAGGGCACGCTTCGTATACGCGATCATCAACGACTGGTTCATGGTCTGCATCCCCGACTTCTCTTGGCCGGCCTGCATCACCGAATAGATCTGATGGATCTTGTCCTCCCGCATCAGGTTCCGGATTGCGGGGTTGGGGACCATGATCTCCATGAGCAGCACCCGCCCCTGACCATCCGACCGCGGCAGTAAGCTTTGGCAGATCACTCCCTCCAAGATGAATGAGAGTTGCGCGCGGATCTGCGGTTGCTGTGCGGCGGGAAAGACGTCGATGATCCGGTTGATCGTCTGGATGGCCGAATTCGTATGAAGGGTGGCAAAGGTCAGGTGGCCTGTCTCGGCGATGGTCAGGGCCGCCAAGATGGTCTCCACGTCTCGCATCTCCCCGATCAGGACCTTGTCCGGATCCTGCCGGAGGGCCGCCCGCAGTGCATTTGCAAAGGAGTAAGTATCCGAATGGACCTCGCGCTGGTTCACGATACATTTCTTGTGGCTGTGGACAAACTCGATCGGGTCCTCGATGGTGATGATGTGTTCATGGCGTTCGCTGTTGATCTTGTCGATCATGGTGGTCAGGGTGGTGGATTTTCCCGAACCGGTCGGTCCCGTAACCAGGATGAGACCTGAGGGCCGGGCGCAGAGCTCCTCCACCACTTTGGGTAGCCCCAGCTCCGTGAAGCCAAAAATCTTGTACGGAATGGTTCGGATGGCCACTCCCACCGCCCCCCGCTGTAGGAAAACGTTCGCTCGGAAACGGCCAAGCCCTTTCACCCCAAAAGAGAAGTCGAGTTCCTTATTCTCTTCGAACTTTTGCTTTTGGACATCAGTCAGGATACTGTAAGCAAGCTGCTTGGTGCCCGCCGGGGCGAGGGGAGTCTCCCCCAGGGGTGTCAACCCGCCGTGGACACGGACCGTGGGGGGGATCCCAGTGGTAATATGCAAATCCGAAGCCCCTCTGGCCACCATCTCCTTTAACATCTGATCCAGACTCGTCATGACTCCTCCAAGTTAACGTGTGGAGCGGAAGCAGACCGCGCAGCCCAGCTTCATACGAGAACAGGCCTGTCGCGCAGCGCTGCGTCCCTCCCTAGGTTTGGCTTGTCACCCGCATGACCTCGGGGATGGACGTCATCCCGTCCCGGATCTTTTGCAGACCTGATTCCCGGAGGGTCTTCATGCCGTTCTTCCGAGCCAGCTCCTTCAGCTCGCCGGCTTGGGCGCCTTGAAGGATTCCATCCTTCATGTCATCTGTGATCGCCATGACTTCGTACAGAGCCACCCGTCCCCGGTACCCGGTGTCATTGCACTCCATGCAGCCCTTCCCCTGATAGTACTTCATGGTCTTGAGGTCCTCGGGGGAAAAACCTGCATCGATCAGGGCCTGGCGAGGTACCGAGATCTCTTCTTTGCAACTCGAACAGATCTTTCGGGCAAGGCGTTGGGCAATGATCATATTGGTCGAGGCCGCGACCAAGAACGGCTCCACCCCCATGTTGATGAGCCGACTGATGGTCGTAGGAGCGTCGTTGGTGTGTAGGGTCGAGAGGACCATGTGCCCGGTGAGGGCCGCCTTGATGGCGATCTCTGCCGTCTCATAGTCCCGGATCTCTCCCACCATGATGATGTCCGGGTCCTGCCGGAGGAAGGACCGGAGGGCCGCGGCAAAGTTCAACCCGATCTCAGGCTTCATCTGGACCTGATTTACCCCGGGGAGGTTGAACTCCACCGGATCCTCCGCGGTCATGATGTTGGTCTCGGTGGTGTTCAGGCGGTGCAGGCCCGAATACAGAGTGGTCGTCTTGCCGCTGCCGGTGGGACCGGTGACCAGGA
The genomic region above belongs to Candidatus Methylomirabilota bacterium and contains:
- a CDS encoding type II secretion system F family protein, giving the protein MAVFAFSGRTRSGQTINGEMEAPNREAVVAQLRRQQVLATSIKSKAKDIEIKIPGFGGKVGEKELAIVTRQLATMIDAGLPLVQCLNILAQQQENKIFKKTLNDIRENVEAGSTFSAALKKHPKVFNTLYTNLVEAGEAGGILDTILNRLAVYIEKATTLKKRVKSAMFYPMTIVSVALVVVIFLLIYVIPTFQGLFANFGATLPLPTIIVLELSNFVRAYLLYMIGGGVGLIMGIRAYYKTAGGRKRIDGLMLQLPIVGPLIRKVAVAKFTRTLGTLVSSGVAILEGLDITARTAGNMVVEEAVQKARAAIAQGKTIAEPLQESKVFPPMVVQMIAIGEQTGALDRMLNKVADFYEEEVDIAVGTLTAMLEPLMVIFLGVVVGGVVIAMYLPIFKLISVI
- a CDS encoding type IV pilus twitching motility protein PilT, which encodes MTSLDQMLKEMVARGASDLHITTGIPPTVRVHGGLTPLGETPLAPAGTKQLAYSILTDVQKQKFEENKELDFSFGVKGLGRFRANVFLQRGAVGVAIRTIPYKIFGFTELGLPKVVEELCARPSGLILVTGPTGSGKSTTLTTMIDKINSERHEHIITIEDPIEFVHSHKKCIVNQREVHSDTYSFANALRAALRQDPDKVLIGEMRDVETILAALTIAETGHLTFATLHTNSAIQTINRIIDVFPAAQQPQIRAQLSFILEGVICQSLLPRSDGQGRVLLMEIMVPNPAIRNLMREDKIHQIYSVMQAGQEKSGMQTMNQSLMIAYTKRALTMEMALGASQNPEELTQMMQRAQPVGAAMGGRMPPAGREWGGK